The Streptomyces taklimakanensis nucleotide sequence CCTGCTGACGTCGTCCGTCGCCGAGCGGTACGCGGAGCTGGCCCGGGTGGTGCCCGAGCCGATGCGCGTGCGTCGGACGGTCGTGGCCGACCCGGGGGACGAGGGGGCCAGGGCACGGGCGCGGGAGTTCGCCGACGAGGTGTTGTCCCGCGGGCACGAGGGCGTGGTGCTCAAGGCGCTGGACTCCTCCTACCGCGCGGGGCGGCGCGGCGCGTCCTGGGTGAAGGTGAAACCGGTGCACACCCTCGACCTGGTGGTGCTGGCCGCCGAGTGGGGACACGGGCGGCGCGCGGGGAGGCTGTCGAACCTCCATCTGGGCGCGCGGCGGGCGGACGGCTCCTTCGCGATGCTCGGCAAGACCTTCAAGGGGCTGACGGACGCCCTGTTGGCCTGGCAGACCGAGCGGCTGTCGGAGCTGGCCGACGGCGACGACGGGGTCACGGTGACGGTGCGGCCGGAGCTGGTGGTGGAGGTCGCCTTCGACGGGGTGCAGCGTTCGCCCCGCTACCCGGAGGGGGTGACGCTGCGGTTCGCTCGGGTGCTGCGGTACCGCGGGGACAAGACGGCCGCCGAGGCGGACACCGTGGAGACGGTGCTCTCCTTCGTTCGCTGACCTCCTTCCCCGGCCGCTCCTCGGCCGCTCCTCGGCCCGCCGTCGCCCGTAGGCTGGTCGGCACGGGTGCACGGACACAGCCGCGGGACGGGAGGAGCCACCGTGACCGAGCGCAAGCCGCCCGGCGTCGACTTCGAGACCTGGGCCGACCGGCAGATCCGCGAGGCCGCCGAGCGCGGCGAGTTCGACGACCTGCCGGGCATGGGCAGGCCCCTGCCCGATCTGGACGCGCCGTACGACGACCTGTGGTGGATCCGGAAGAAGATGAGCCACGAGGGGGCGGCGTACCTGCCGCCCGCCCTCGCCCTGCGCAAGGAGGCCGAGGACGCGTCGGCCGCCGCGCTCGCGGCGCCCTCGGAGGCCGAGGCCCGGCGGATCGTGGCGGGGGTCAACGAGAGGATCCGCGCGGCGCTGCGGATGCCGCCGCCCGGCCCGCCGCTGAACCTGAGGCCCTTCGACGTCGAGGACGTCGTGCGCGAGTGGCGCGAACGTCGCGGGCGCGACGGGCGCGACGGGCGCGAACGTCGCGGGCGCGACGGGCGGCGCTCCTCCTGACGGCGTACGGGCCCGGCCGGCCGCGAACGGTCGGCCGGGCCCGGCGTCCACACCGGACTCCGTCAGGCCTCCGGGGTGGGCGGCAGGACCCCGTCGCGGACGACGCGGGCGTACCAGCGGGAGCTCTCCTTGGGGATGCGCCGGCCGGTGGCGTAGTCGACGTAGACGGCGCCGAACCGCTTGCTGTAACCGTATCCCCACTCGAAGTTGTCCAGCAGGGACCACAGGAAGTAGCCGCGCACGTCCACCCCGTCGGCGATGGCACGGTGCACCGCCGCCAGGTGGCCGTGCAGGTAGGAGATCCGGTCGGGGTCCGTGACGCGGCCCTCGGGGTCGACGTAGTCGTCGAAGGCCGCGCCGTTCTCGGTGATGATCACCGGCAGTCCGGGGAAGTCGTCCCCGACCCGGGTCAGCAACTCGTACATTCCGTCGGGGTCCACCGTCCAGCCCATCGCCGTGGTGGTGCCCGGCGAGCGGTGGAAGGCGACGTCGTCGCCGCCCGGCCAGGGGCTGTGCTCGCTGACGCCGTGTCCGTCGGCGTTGTGGGAGGCGGGGCCGGAGGCGGCGGAGGAGACGAGCGTGGGGCTGTAGTAGTTGACGCCGAGGAAGTCCAGCGGCTGGTGGATCTCCGCCGTGTCGCCGTCGCGCACGAACGACCAGTCCGTCAGGTGGGCGGTGTCCCGCAGGACGTCCTCGGGGTACTCGCCGCGCAGCATGGGGCCGGTGAAGACCCGGTTGGCGACGCCGTCGATGCGGCGGGCCGCGTCCCGGTCCGCCTCGCCGTCGGTCAGGGACCGCACGTGGTGGAGGTTGAGGGTGACCGACACCTGTGCCTCGGAGGGCAGTGCGGCGCGCAGCGCCTGGACGCCCAGGCCGTGGGCGAGGTTGAGGTGGTGGGCGGCGCGCAGGGCGTCGACCTGGTCGGTGCGGCCGGGGGCGTGGACGCCGGATCCGTAGCCGAGGAAGGCCGAGCACCACGGCTCGTTGAGCGTCGTCCACGTCGGCACGCGGTCGCCGAGGGCGTCGGCGACGATGCCCGCGTACTCGGCGAACCGCTGCGCGGTGGCGCGCTCGGGCCAGCCCCCGGCGTCCTCCAGCTCCTGGGGGAGGTCCCAGTGGTAGAGGGTGAGGACGGGCTTGATGCCCTTGTCGAGCAGTTCGTCGACCAGCCGGCTGTAGAAGTCCAGGCCCTTGCGCGAGGCCGGCCCGCTGCCGGTGGGCTGCACACGCGGCCAGGAGACGGAGAAGCGGTAGGCGCCCACGCCCAGGTCGGACATGATCGCCACGTCTTCGCGCCAGCGGTGGTAGTGGTCGCAGGCGATGTCGCCGGTGTCCCCGTTGCGGGTCCTTCCGGGGGTGTGGGAGTAGGTGTCCCAGATGGAGGGGGTGCGGCCGTCCTCGGTGGCGGCTCCCTCGATCTGGTAGGCGGCGGTCGCCGTGCCCCACAGGAAGCCGGGCGGGAAAGCCCGGGCGGTCGAGGTCGCCGGGGCGGGTTCGGCGGTACGGGATGCGGTGGCCACGGAGGTCCTTCCGGTCGGGTGTGGTGGTGTGGAGGTGGGTCGGGCGGGGTGGGCCCGGTGCCGCGTGGGCCGTCGGTCAGCCCTTGACCGCGCCCTGCATGATGCCGCCGACGATCTGCTTGCCGAAGACGACGAACATCACCAGCAGCGGGAGGGTGCCCAGCAGCGCGCCGGCCATGATGATCGACTGGTCGCGGATGTAGCCCGCGCTGAGCTGGGTGAGGGCGACCGGGATCGTGGGGTTGGTCATGTCGAGGACGATGTACGGCCAGAAGAAGTCGTTCCAGGCGTGCACGAACGTGATCATGAACAGCACCGCCATCGCCGGCCGCGCGACCGGCAGGACGATGCTCCAGAAGATCCGCAGACTGTGCGCGCCGTCCACGCGGCCCGCCTCGATGAGCTCGTCCGGCAGGGCCTCCAGCAGGTACTGCCGCATGAAGAACACGCCGACGGCGCTCACCAGGGTGGGGAAGATGACCGCGGGCAGCTTCTGGCCCCAGCCCAGCTCGGTCATCATCATGAACAGCGGCACGACGCTGAGCTGCGGCGGGATCATCATCGTGCCGATGACCAGCATCAGCAGGATGTTGCGGCCGCGGAAGCGCAGCTTGGCGAAGGCGAAGCCCGCCAGGGTGGCGAAGAGCACGGTGGCCAGGGCGATCGTCCCGGCGACGATGAAGCTGTTGGTCAGCGCCTTGCCCATCGCCGCGTCCTGCCAGGCGCTCCCCAGGTTCTCGAAGAGGTTCGGGCCCGGCAGGAACGGCGGCGGCGTCTGGGAGACGCGGGTGTTGTCGGTCGAGGCCGCCACCATCGTCCAGTACAGCGGGAAGAGGGAGAGCAGCGAGGCCCCGATGAGCAGCGCGTAGGCGACCGGCCCCGCGTGGTGTTGGCGGCCCGCGCTCGGACGCAGGGTGAGGCGGAGCCCGCGGTCGCGGGGCGGGGTGGCCCCGGTCGCCGGTTCGAGGGCGTCCGCCGAGGGCGGAACGGTGTCGGTGGTCATGGGTTGGCCGCTCCCGGTCAGGACGTGCGGGTCGACAGGCGCCTGACGAGGCGCTGCAGGACGAAGATCAGGACGAGCAGCAGGAACATCGCCCAGGCGACCGTGGCGGCCCGGCCCATCTCGTAGTTCCTCCAGCCCTGCTCGTACAGGAGCAGGCCGAGGGTCTGGTACTGGTTGTCCACTCCGCCGCTGATGCCGTTGGGGCCCTGGCCGAAGATCAGCGGTTCGCCGAAGAGTTGGGTGGCCCCGATGGTGGACAGCACGATGGTGAAGACGATCGTGGAGCGGATTCCGGGGATGGTGACCTTGGTGAACTGCTGCCAGCGCGAGGCGCCGTCGATGGCGGCGGCCTCGTAGCGTTCCCTGGGGATGGCCTGCATGGCGGCCAGGTACAGCAGGGCG carries:
- a CDS encoding carbohydrate ABC transporter permease, with product MTTDTVPPSADALEPATGATPPRDRGLRLTLRPSAGRQHHAGPVAYALLIGASLLSLFPLYWTMVAASTDNTRVSQTPPPFLPGPNLFENLGSAWQDAAMGKALTNSFIVAGTIALATVLFATLAGFAFAKLRFRGRNILLMLVIGTMMIPPQLSVVPLFMMMTELGWGQKLPAVIFPTLVSAVGVFFMRQYLLEALPDELIEAGRVDGAHSLRIFWSIVLPVARPAMAVLFMITFVHAWNDFFWPYIVLDMTNPTIPVALTQLSAGYIRDQSIIMAGALLGTLPLLVMFVVFGKQIVGGIMQGAVKG
- a CDS encoding GH1 family beta-glucosidase — encoded protein: MATASRTAEPAPATSTARAFPPGFLWGTATAAYQIEGAATEDGRTPSIWDTYSHTPGRTRNGDTGDIACDHYHRWREDVAIMSDLGVGAYRFSVSWPRVQPTGSGPASRKGLDFYSRLVDELLDKGIKPVLTLYHWDLPQELEDAGGWPERATAQRFAEYAGIVADALGDRVPTWTTLNEPWCSAFLGYGSGVHAPGRTDQVDALRAAHHLNLAHGLGVQALRAALPSEAQVSVTLNLHHVRSLTDGEADRDAARRIDGVANRVFTGPMLRGEYPEDVLRDTAHLTDWSFVRDGDTAEIHQPLDFLGVNYYSPTLVSSAASGPASHNADGHGVSEHSPWPGGDDVAFHRSPGTTTAMGWTVDPDGMYELLTRVGDDFPGLPVIITENGAAFDDYVDPEGRVTDPDRISYLHGHLAAVHRAIADGVDVRGYFLWSLLDNFEWGYGYSKRFGAVYVDYATGRRIPKESSRWYARVVRDGVLPPTPEA
- a CDS encoding DnaJ family domain-containing protein, producing MTERKPPGVDFETWADRQIREAAERGEFDDLPGMGRPLPDLDAPYDDLWWIRKKMSHEGAAYLPPALALRKEAEDASAAALAAPSEAEARRIVAGVNERIRAALRMPPPGPPLNLRPFDVEDVVREWRERRGRDGRDGRERRGRDGRRSS